TTCAAAATCCAATCGTCAACTGGATGATTGTTTTCTTTATGTAGAACTACTAAATCTCCTGTAGTTTCAAATACTACAGCTTTAACTTCTGAAAGTCTGGTTACATTAGATTCTCGTAATTTTGACCTTAAGTCTCCCTCTGTTACTCTTACTGCCTTCATATTATCCCTTAAGATGATATCTCCATCCATTAATAGGGTTGGCTGATTGTCTATAATGTATCTAAACCACTTATAGCGACGTAAAAATGCAGCAATTAATTGAAGGAGATAAACCATAAAAAGTCCTATGGCACCTTCTAAAAGACTAACAGATTTAGAAAGAATGGTTGTTGCAATCATGGATCCAACAGCCACAGTCATTGCAAAATCGAAACTAGACATTTTAGAAAAACTCCTTTTTCCTGCTATTCGTGTGTAAATAATAATTGCTAAATAAATGCCACAACTAGTAAGAAGTATTAGTAATAAAGATTTTTCTGTTAAATCAAAAAGATTGTTCCAAACCTGAGTAAAAATATAATCAGAGTATTCCATGGTAAAAGTTTTATTAATAAAATAAAAGAAGAATTATTTGATTATTTCCCATTAACCAGAAAGGCATGAATTACTCCTGGAATCCAACCAATTAGTGTAAGTAAAATACTTATAACCAAGGTAGTACCAACACCATGTTTCATAAATACAGCTAACGGTGGTAATAAAATATTAAGTATAATGATGATTAAAGACATAATTATTTGTTTTAAATTTTGAATAAATAATTAAGTATAACATGTTAAAATTCAGCTTATTTTTATTTCAAAAAAAAGACTTGAATTGTATTTCTATATTTCTGTTATGAACTTTTATTTATATAATTATTTTAGTCAAAATTATAAATAACCGCATAATTAAAGGAACTCAAATGGTTAAATAAAGAACTCAAACAAGTAAATGCCATTGGACTTCGCTAGGTCTTTTGAAGTGTTTTCCAACACATCTAAACTTAACAATTAACTATTATTTGATATATTTACTACCAAACCTGTAGCCATACCTTAGAACGATACAAAATCTACAACTTATAATAAATGTAATAACAAAATAAGATTTATGTTTTTTTATGTTTTGCTTCGTTTATTTTCTTTTTTTTGTACATTTGAAAATTATCAATCATATTTTATAACAAAAGTCTTATTCAATTTAAATAAACTTATTAAATGAGAACATATTATGATAATTAATATAAAAAAGGTAATCGATTATTTCATCTTGATGTTTCTATGTGTATTTTTAATTCAATGTGGCAATTCTCAGCAAAAAAAAGCAAAACCTCGCATACTAATAAGTAGTGACATAGGAGGAACTGACGATGATGATTTCCAATCAGCGATACATTTATTTATGTATTCCGATTTATTTAACATCGAAGGACTTATTTCATCACCCTTTGGAAATGGTAGAAAAAAAGATTTTCTTGATATGATAAATCTTTATGAACAAGATTTTCAACAATTAACAAACCACAACAAAAATTTACTAAAGCCTAATTATTTAAGAAGTATCTGTAAACAAGGAGCTATCCCAAGTGCTCCTTTCAAAGGGTATGATTTACCAACTGAAGGTTCAGAATGGATTATAAAATGTGCAAAAATAAAAAGCGACCAACCATTATGGGTTTTAGTTTGGGGTGGTATCGAAGATGTTGCCCAAGCATTACACGATGCTCCTGAAATTGAAAAAAACATTAAAGTGTACTGGATTGGTGGTCCTAACAAAAAATGGTGTATAAATGCATATGCCTATATAGCAGAAAATCATCCAAATCTATACATCATTGAAGCCAATGCCACTTACCGTGGGTGGTTTATGGATAATGAGTCTCCTGAAGATATAAAAGGAGATCAATATTATGATAATTTTATTCAAGGAAGAGGTGCTATGGGTAAAGCTTTTAAAAATTATTACAACGGTAATATTAAAATGGGAGACACTCCTTCCCTAGCCTATTTAATGAATGGTGAACCTAATGACCCAAAAAGTGAAAGTTGGGGAGGTAGTTTTACGTCAATAAATAGAAGTTCGAGAAATGTTTTTGAAAGAAATACAACAACTTCCGATACGGTAGCTGCTTATGCTGTTCTAGAGTGGAGGTTTAAAGGTCCAAAATTAGAAATCCCTCAAGATTCTGCATGTTTTACATTAGAAATTTCAAAACAAATTTGGCCAGGGTATTATCTTGGAAATGGTGTTTATGGTGTAAGGTATTCATCTAAAAAACCTGAAATTTGCTCCTATATAACTGCAAGTAATATCTCAGAATTAAACGGGCAAACTGGACAATTTGTAAGTACAACACCATGGCCCGGGCAACCAAACGCACATGATTACCAATTAGGACCTAATTGGTTTGGTGATAAAATAGAACCTGAATTTTTCCTAAAAGACCAACAAGGAGCAAAAACAATATCTAAACATCGTAAAACCTTCTTAATGGATTGGGCTAAAAGATGGGAATGGCTTAAAAAATAAGACTCTTTGTAAGTAAGTTTTTAAATTTAAAACAAATTAATAAACATGAAATTTCACCTTAAATTATTGGTCATACTCTTTTTTATTTCCAATGCATCTGAAATAAACTCTCAAGAAAAAAAGAACAACAAAAATTCACCTACACACAAACCTTCTGCTGTAAAACTTACTGAAGTTTCATGGCATGATATGGGTTGTTATAAAATTGAAATGGAAATGGGTACCGTCTATTTTGAAAAAGACAATGGGGTATCTGGATTTAAAAGTTTTATAGATACAGAAGGAAACGATTGGGTAGCATCCTATTTAGAACCTGGGCCTAATGGTGATTTTCGTGGGTTTCCTAATAGTGTTGGAAATTTTGGGCATGCGGGTCGCGATAGCGGTTCTACAACAACTATTGTTAACGGGATAACAGAAGGAGACCAAGTAATTTTAGAATCCACCAATGGGAAATTCACCTTTCAATATTGGTTTTTTGCAGATCGGGTAGCTATAAAAGTTTTAAAATCTGAAGGTGAATATAATTTCTTGTTAGAGTGTGTTGCTGGTGGAACTGCAGATGCAGAAGATTATTTTGTAACTGCCGATGGAAAAAAACATATTCCCACAAACGATGGCGAATTTGATGATTTTACACCAGAATGGTTTTATTTAGGCGATGCAAAATCAAAAAACGTTCTTTTCTTAGCTAAAACTCCAGAAGATGATGCTCCAAACGAAAATCATCGTCAAATTCGTCCTAATGGTCAGCACAATATGGATCTTTACAGCTTCGGACGTACGGGTAAAGAAGAAAAATATCAGGTACGCGGGATGAGTGGTAATGAGCATATCTGTATCATTGGGTTTGCACCCGTAACGACATCTCACAACGAAATTGCAGCCATGGTTGAAGGTTTTCTTTCAGATCCCTTTAAAAGTAGAGTTAAACCAATAAAGATATGGACCAGTGCTATTTTAAATAAAAAAAAGGAATGGTATGGTTCAGATGAAGCTTTAGCTATTGCTAAAAACGTAATTCAGTACCAATCAACGCAAGGTGGGTTCCCTAAAAGCACCGATTTAGCTCGTGCACCACTTACACCCGGAGACATTCCTCCTGAAGGACGCGGACGGGCAAACAGTATAGATAATGATGCCACTTCGGTTCCCATGGAGTTTCTAGCTAAGGTAATAAGTGCAACTGGTGATGAAAAACTTAAAGCATCCTTTGCTCGCGGCTTAGACTACCTATTCGCAGCACAATATCCTAACGGTGGATGGCCACAATTTTGGCCACTGAGAGGTGATGAATACTATTCACGAATAACCTATAACGATGCCGCAATGATTCAGGTAATGAATTTATTAAGTGGCGTTGTAAATGGCAAACCTCCATACAATTTTGTAGACGCTAACCGCAAAGCCAAAGCTACTATTGCCATTGAGCGGGGTTTAGATTGTATTCTTAAAACTCAAGTGAAACAAAATGGAAAACTCACGGCGTGGTGTGCTCAATATGATGAAAAAACACTACAACCAGCTTGGGCTCGTAAATACGAACCACCTTCCTTATCAGGTGGTGAAACTGTAGGTATTATAGAATACTTAATGTCCATAGAAAATCCAACTCCCGAAATAATTAATGCAGTAAATGCTGCGGTTACTTGGTTGAGAGATGTGGCGATAAAAGGCGTACAACTTAATAAAGTTCGCAACCCTGACGGAAGAATGGAAAGAATTTTAGTAAAAGATCCCAAAGCACCTCTTTTATGGGCTCGTTTTTATGAACTTAACACCAACCGTCCTATATATTTAGATCGTGATTCTGTTTTTCATTATGATTTTTCAGAGGTTGGCTATGAACGTAGAAGTGGTTACGATTATCATGGGTTTTGGGCTACAGATTTGTTAGAAAAAGAATATCCAATTTGGATCGCTAAATATGGGAAAATTAATGCTTCAAAAACTAAAAAAAAAGAAAAAACTAAAACTAAAAAACTAGACAAAGTAATTAAAGAAAAGGTAAAAACAGAGATTATTGAAGCCGAAAACGGAAAATTCTCAGGTATTATTGATCGACATAGCTGTTGGCATCATGTTATGCTTACCGATGCCCCACACTCAACACACTCTGGTCGTGGGGTTGTAGATACAAAAAATGAAATCGGGAGTTATATTGAAGTTAATTATACCGCCGCATGGACTGGATTACATCGTATTACAGTCCGATACACACACATAAAGGAGGATCCTCGTCCAGGGGAATTGCTAATAAATGGCATTCGAGTTGGAACACTTGCCATGCCACAAACCGAAGCGTTACCTGCATGGAAAACTCAATCCATGGAAGTTAATTTACAAGCTGGGTTAAACATTATAAAGCTTGAAGCCCTTAATGAAGGGGGGTTACCAAATATGGATTATATTAAAGTGGCAGAAATTAGAGATATTGCAGAAGGCTCCCTTCCTAATATACACATTTTAGAAGCTGAAGATGGAAATTTTACAGGAAAAGAAGACCATCATAGCTGTTGGAACTTTATAGCTCAGATACCCGCTGAACATAGTGGTTTTACTGGAGAAGGCTATGTTGATACACATAATGAAGTTGGAAGTTTTATTGAAGTACAGTACAATGCTCCAAATACAGGTAAATATGAGCTAGGAATTCGATATGTACATGGAAAAACAGATGTTAGACCAGCAGAAATTCAAGTTAATGGTATTATTTCAAATCCATCACTAGCATTTCTTCCTACAAATGCATGGACTGCTTGGACAACTATTACAACACCTATCGATTTAAAAAAAGGAAATAACACCATACGATTTTCGGCTATAAGTATAGAAGGATTGGCAAATATTGATCATTTTGCTTTTACGCCTAGCATCCAATAAACACCCAAACTACATACAAACAGCTTAAAATAATTTCATGAGACTAGACCAGATGAAGCTGTCTTAAAAAAGTAAATCAAAATTGATAGTATAATAATTTAACAAAATGAAAATACTTGTAATAGAAGACGAACCTGAAATGCAAGGATTGATAAAACAATTCCTTGAAGATGAAAATTATGTAGTAGAAATAGCCGGTAATTTTCAATCAGGACTGAATAAAATCGTATCTTATGATTACGATTGCATCCTGCTTGATATTACACTTCCCGATGGAAACGGACTTGATTTATTGCAAAAATTGAAAAACTTAAATAAAGCGGACAGTGTTATTATTATTTCAGCAAAAGATTCTATTGATGATAAAGTTAAAGGCTTAGACCTAGGTGCAGATGATTATCTCACTAAACCTTTTCACATTACAGAATTAAATGCCAGAATAAAATCTGTAATCCGTCGAAAAAAAACAGATGGACGCAAATTACTAGAATTAGAAAATGTAAAGATTAATATTGAAGAACGCCTTGTTCTTATTAACAACCAATTGGTAGAATTAAACCGTAAGGAGTTCGATATTCTCGTTTTTTTCGGCATGAACAAATCCAGAATTGTAAGCAAATCTGCTATTGCTGAAAATATCTGGGGAGATTACATAGACCAATCAAACGACTTTGATTTTATTTATTCCCAAATTAAAAATTTACGTAAAAAGCTTCGCAACCATAATGCAGAAATAGATATCAATTCAGTATATGGAATGGGTTATAAATTAGCTTTAAAATGAAACTCATAAACCATACGTTGTGGATTCTCTCTGTAATAATATTTACAACGGTTGGTTTATGGGCTTTTCTTTTTTATTCTCAACTTTTAAGTCAGGTTAAATCCACTATAGATGAAGGTCTTACAAATCATAAAATAGCAATTATAGATAATCTAAAAGATGACAACAATATTGTCGAACAGTTGGATTTTTTAGATAAAAGCTACATTATTAAAAATGTAAGCGAAGATTATGCACTAGAAGTAAGAGATTCTTATAAAGATACTTTGATTTTTTCTAGCTTAAAACACAGAAATTACGAAGCGCGTTTACTTACTACGGCTTTCATTTCTTCTGACGGTAGGTATTTTGAAATGAAAGTCCTTTCGCATGAATTAAATAAAGGTAAATTAATAAAAAAGATCATAACATCACTACTATGGTTGTTTTTATTTCTATTCATTAGTGCTGTTTTAGTAAATAGATTTGTTTTAAAAAAGACATGGAAACCTTTCTATAAATTACTTGAATATCTTAATGATTTTAGATTAGACAAATATAATTCTCAAGAATTATCTAAAACCAATATCAAGGAATTCACCTTGTTAAATGAATCTGTTCAAAAGCTATTAAATACAAATGTTGATATTTTTAATAGCCAAAAACAATTCATTGAAAATGCATCACATGAATTACAAACACCTCTAGCAATAGGTATCAACAAACTTGAATTATTAACTGAAGACCCCGATTTATCTGCTGAACAAATCAAAAAAATCGGTAACATTATTGAATCATTTCAACGTTTGTCTGGTTTAAACAAATCTTTACTACTACTTTCAAAAATAGAAAACAAACAATTTATTTCTACTGAAACATTAAATTTTGATAAAATTATTAGCAGAATTATTGAAGATTTTTCAGATTATGCTGAATTCCAAAAAATCAAAATAACCTATTTAAAAGAAGATGAATGGGAATTTAGCATGAATAAAAACCTTGCGGATATGCTTGTGATGAATTTAATAAAGAACGCCATTATTCATAATCAAAAAGAAGGAGACATTATCATTCATTTAACATCTACCTCTTTCTCTATTGAAAATTCAAGTAATTTACCACAAATACAAGCCAATAAATTATTTACACGATTCAATAAAAATTCAAATAATAACAATTCTACAGGATTGGGGCTCGCTATAATAAAAGCCATTGTAGATATATCTGATTTATCCATTATTTACTCGTACAACAATAAGCATGTTTTTACAGTAAAAAGAAAAACTTTATAAACCTTTTATTTTATACAATGGGTAACAACAATTATTCGATTTTAAAATTCCTAATTTTTTACAGGTTAGTATCTTTTATTTGGATTTAATAAATTAAGATAAGTAGATATATACATTTCAAAAAATCAACAATTATGATGAGCAAAAAACACAAAACCTTACTTCTAATAATTATAACTTCAATATCTTTTGCCAATGCTCAATCAGTTACTAATGTTGGTCTTTATAAAACTTTTGAACGATCTATAATAAATAACAACTCTTACTCAAACAAGTTTACTGATGTCGATTTAACATGTACTTATATTTCCCCTTCGGGTAAAACAATTAATTTTTATGGTTTTTTTGATGGTGATGGACTGGGCGGAGGCGACACACTTACAGGAAATGTTTGGAAAATTCGGTTCTTACCAGAAGAAGCAGGAAAATGGAAATACAAATGGAAGTGGAGTGATGCGACTCCTGGTGGGGAAGGAACTTTTTTTTGTGACTCGAAAAATGCTGGAAAAGGTGTTTTACGTGCTTATAATGAGAATCCGCGTTGGTTTGCCTATAATGGAACCGAACCAGTATTTTTAAAATCTTACTATGATTCTAGCATGAGACCCTTTGCTCAACCTTGGGATTGTGTGCAGAATTACTACCAAACTTTTATAGATAACGGGTATAACCACCTACAAGTAAACTGGCTTCTCCCTTCTGTTACAGGTATTGATATTGCCGACTGTTCTCCCCCATCATTAACGAAGGCTATTTATGAAGAAAA
The genomic region above belongs to Mariniflexile litorale and contains:
- a CDS encoding YetF domain-containing protein, whose translation is MEYSDYIFTQVWNNLFDLTEKSLLLILLTSCGIYLAIIIYTRIAGKRSFSKMSSFDFAMTVAVGSMIATTILSKSVSLLEGAIGLFMVYLLQLIAAFLRRYKWFRYIIDNQPTLLMDGDIILRDNMKAVRVTEGDLRSKLRESNVTRLSEVKAVVFETTGDLVVLHKENNHPVDDWILKDVKR
- a CDS encoding YqaE/Pmp3 family membrane protein is translated as MSLIIIILNILLPPLAVFMKHGVGTTLVISILLTLIGWIPGVIHAFLVNGK
- a CDS encoding nucleoside hydrolase-like domain-containing protein; amino-acid sequence: MIINIKKVIDYFILMFLCVFLIQCGNSQQKKAKPRILISSDIGGTDDDDFQSAIHLFMYSDLFNIEGLISSPFGNGRKKDFLDMINLYEQDFQQLTNHNKNLLKPNYLRSICKQGAIPSAPFKGYDLPTEGSEWIIKCAKIKSDQPLWVLVWGGIEDVAQALHDAPEIEKNIKVYWIGGPNKKWCINAYAYIAENHPNLYIIEANATYRGWFMDNESPEDIKGDQYYDNFIQGRGAMGKAFKNYYNGNIKMGDTPSLAYLMNGEPNDPKSESWGGSFTSINRSSRNVFERNTTTSDTVAAYAVLEWRFKGPKLEIPQDSACFTLEISKQIWPGYYLGNGVYGVRYSSKKPEICSYITASNISELNGQTGQFVSTTPWPGQPNAHDYQLGPNWFGDKIEPEFFLKDQQGAKTISKHRKTFLMDWAKRWEWLKK
- the pelA gene encoding pectate lyase, producing the protein MKFHLKLLVILFFISNASEINSQEKKNNKNSPTHKPSAVKLTEVSWHDMGCYKIEMEMGTVYFEKDNGVSGFKSFIDTEGNDWVASYLEPGPNGDFRGFPNSVGNFGHAGRDSGSTTTIVNGITEGDQVILESTNGKFTFQYWFFADRVAIKVLKSEGEYNFLLECVAGGTADAEDYFVTADGKKHIPTNDGEFDDFTPEWFYLGDAKSKNVLFLAKTPEDDAPNENHRQIRPNGQHNMDLYSFGRTGKEEKYQVRGMSGNEHICIIGFAPVTTSHNEIAAMVEGFLSDPFKSRVKPIKIWTSAILNKKKEWYGSDEALAIAKNVIQYQSTQGGFPKSTDLARAPLTPGDIPPEGRGRANSIDNDATSVPMEFLAKVISATGDEKLKASFARGLDYLFAAQYPNGGWPQFWPLRGDEYYSRITYNDAAMIQVMNLLSGVVNGKPPYNFVDANRKAKATIAIERGLDCILKTQVKQNGKLTAWCAQYDEKTLQPAWARKYEPPSLSGGETVGIIEYLMSIENPTPEIINAVNAAVTWLRDVAIKGVQLNKVRNPDGRMERILVKDPKAPLLWARFYELNTNRPIYLDRDSVFHYDFSEVGYERRSGYDYHGFWATDLLEKEYPIWIAKYGKINASKTKKKEKTKTKKLDKVIKEKVKTEIIEAENGKFSGIIDRHSCWHHVMLTDAPHSTHSGRGVVDTKNEIGSYIEVNYTAAWTGLHRITVRYTHIKEDPRPGELLINGIRVGTLAMPQTEALPAWKTQSMEVNLQAGLNIIKLEALNEGGLPNMDYIKVAEIRDIAEGSLPNIHILEAEDGNFTGKEDHHSCWNFIAQIPAEHSGFTGEGYVDTHNEVGSFIEVQYNAPNTGKYELGIRYVHGKTDVRPAEIQVNGIISNPSLAFLPTNAWTAWTTITTPIDLKKGNNTIRFSAISIEGLANIDHFAFTPSIQ
- a CDS encoding response regulator transcription factor, giving the protein MKILVIEDEPEMQGLIKQFLEDENYVVEIAGNFQSGLNKIVSYDYDCILLDITLPDGNGLDLLQKLKNLNKADSVIIISAKDSIDDKVKGLDLGADDYLTKPFHITELNARIKSVIRRKKTDGRKLLELENVKINIEERLVLINNQLVELNRKEFDILVFFGMNKSRIVSKSAIAENIWGDYIDQSNDFDFIYSQIKNLRKKLRNHNAEIDINSVYGMGYKLALK
- a CDS encoding HAMP domain-containing sensor histidine kinase — encoded protein: MKLINHTLWILSVIIFTTVGLWAFLFYSQLLSQVKSTIDEGLTNHKIAIIDNLKDDNNIVEQLDFLDKSYIIKNVSEDYALEVRDSYKDTLIFSSLKHRNYEARLLTTAFISSDGRYFEMKVLSHELNKGKLIKKIITSLLWLFLFLFISAVLVNRFVLKKTWKPFYKLLEYLNDFRLDKYNSQELSKTNIKEFTLLNESVQKLLNTNVDIFNSQKQFIENASHELQTPLAIGINKLELLTEDPDLSAEQIKKIGNIIESFQRLSGLNKSLLLLSKIENKQFISTETLNFDKIISRIIEDFSDYAEFQKIKITYLKEDEWEFSMNKNLADMLVMNLIKNAIIHNQKEGDIIIHLTSTSFSIENSSNLPQIQANKLFTRFNKNSNNNNSTGLGLAIIKAIVDISDLSIIYSYNNKHVFTVKRKTL